Proteins encoded within one genomic window of Nonomuraea gerenzanensis:
- a CDS encoding nitroreductase family deazaflavin-dependent oxidoreductase: MADTTPDHPSRPPRQFRSSRGRRIGDAIISVFIRAGLVPGSYLLTTRGRKSGRPRTNPVTVVEHDGKRWLVAPYGVVSWVHNVRADGRVSLRRRFRSRAYTVREATAREAGPVLKRYVAVATPTRPYFTATKDSPVADFVAEAGHHPVFELIPAS, encoded by the coding sequence ATGGCCGACACGACCCCCGACCACCCCTCCCGGCCGCCCCGGCAGTTCCGCTCCAGCCGTGGCCGCCGCATCGGCGACGCGATCATCAGCGTGTTCATCCGGGCCGGTCTGGTGCCGGGCTCCTATCTGCTGACCACCCGGGGGCGTAAGAGCGGGCGCCCGCGTACCAATCCGGTGACCGTGGTGGAGCATGACGGCAAGCGGTGGCTGGTCGCGCCGTACGGGGTCGTCTCGTGGGTGCACAACGTCCGCGCGGACGGGCGGGTGAGCCTGCGCCGCCGGTTCCGGAGCCGCGCCTACACCGTACGGGAGGCCACGGCGCGGGAGGCGGGGCCCGTGCTCAAGCGGTACGTCGCCGTCGCGACCCCGACGCGCCCGTACTTCACGGCCACCAAGGACTCCCCCGTGGCGGACTTCGTCGCCGAGGCCGGCCACCACCCGGTCTTCGAGCTCATCCCCGCCAGCTGA
- a CDS encoding DUF4326 domain-containing protein, whose amino-acid sequence MAQRVKVEGDRYHGHVPDGAVYVGRAAPGLKASPYNSPHSVGGKGCRACGGRVHERPEVIELYRAHLREHPELVERARRELAGRDLACWCRPDQECHADVLLAVVAGQEP is encoded by the coding sequence GTGGCACAGCGGGTCAAGGTCGAGGGCGACAGGTACCACGGGCACGTGCCCGACGGGGCGGTGTACGTCGGCAGGGCGGCGCCGGGGCTGAAGGCCAGCCCGTACAACAGCCCGCACAGCGTCGGCGGCAAGGGCTGCCGGGCCTGCGGCGGGCGGGTGCACGAGCGGCCCGAGGTGATCGAGCTGTACCGCGCGCACCTGCGCGAGCATCCGGAGCTCGTCGAGCGGGCCCGCCGGGAGCTGGCGGGCCGGGATCTCGCCTGCTGGTGCAGGCCCGACCAGGAGTGCCACGCCGACGTGCTGCTCGCCGTCGTGGCCGGACAGGAGCCGTAA
- a CDS encoding phospholipase, giving the protein MVVGSSLAALVLITSLPAPTVTLQQKLTALSALTQPTARSAAAWRDAWEHRSSWAPYAFDWTTDLCSGSPDKPLGYDFRLACTRHDFGYRNYKAVSRFPAHRARIDEAFLFDMGRVCATYAEIRRTACDRLARSYYQAVRRLGAVA; this is encoded by the coding sequence ATGGTTGTTGGATCATCGCTCGCCGCCCTCGTTCTGATCACCTCGCTGCCGGCCCCCACCGTGACGCTGCAGCAGAAACTCACCGCGCTGTCGGCGCTCACCCAGCCCACCGCACGCAGCGCCGCCGCCTGGCGCGACGCCTGGGAGCACCGGTCGTCCTGGGCCCCCTACGCCTTCGACTGGACCACCGACCTGTGCTCGGGCAGCCCTGACAAGCCGCTCGGCTACGACTTCCGCCTGGCCTGCACGCGGCACGACTTCGGGTACCGCAACTACAAGGCGGTGAGCAGGTTCCCGGCCCACCGGGCGCGCATCGACGAGGCGTTCCTGTTCGACATGGGGCGGGTGTGCGCCACGTACGCCGAGATCCGCAGGACCGCTTGCGACCGGCTGGCCCGCTCGTACTATCAGGCGGTACGGCGGCTGGGAGCCGTCGCCTGA
- a CDS encoding cytochrome P450: protein MRDIPGPPTQSDSGLSAITAAGGLHAYQLDLHERYGPLVRFQLPGAPSAVSVADAVLLEATAAVNSRPDKLFEFLAPLCEAGNLQTLPADEHTPFRRALLSVLAGRRSHETHFPAFTALATDLADRWAGQGEVALQQDLSALSLRMICQYALGGDLDDPARVVSAFETVLTVYLGRRSESDDDLARAEQALAHLREVVDGVLAAGGSDLVAALVKADLSAARIRDTVLMIMLAAHHTTGVAVSWTLHLLARHPEAAARVAAELHDVLGDRAAPSYADLKRLPYLEMALKESMRLYPPGPYGARETTEDLTLAGHHIPAGTTIFYPFWAVHLNPEHWPDPHAFRPERFTPEATARRPRYAYVPFGLGPRSCEGASLAMVEAELVLAVLLKRFRFEPVEGHPVVPVERFVLWAEDDIRMRLRAYA, encoded by the coding sequence GTGCGCGATATCCCCGGACCTCCCACCCAGTCAGACAGCGGGCTGAGCGCCATCACGGCCGCGGGCGGCCTGCACGCCTACCAGCTCGACCTGCACGAACGCTACGGCCCGCTGGTGCGCTTCCAGCTCCCCGGCGCCCCGTCGGCCGTCTCGGTGGCCGACGCCGTGCTGCTGGAGGCCACGGCCGCGGTCAACAGCCGGCCGGACAAGCTCTTCGAGTTCCTGGCGCCGCTGTGCGAGGCGGGCAACCTGCAGACCCTGCCCGCCGACGAGCACACGCCCTTCCGCCGCGCCCTGCTCTCGGTGCTGGCCGGCCGCCGCTCCCACGAGACGCACTTCCCCGCCTTCACCGCCCTGGCCACGGACCTCGCCGACCGCTGGGCGGGCCAGGGGGAGGTGGCGCTGCAGCAGGACCTGAGCGCGCTCTCGCTGCGCATGATCTGCCAGTACGCCCTCGGCGGCGACCTCGACGACCCGGCCCGGGTGGTAAGCGCGTTCGAGACCGTGCTGACCGTCTACCTGGGCCGCCGGAGCGAGAGCGACGACGACCTGGCGCGGGCCGAGCAGGCGCTGGCACACCTGCGCGAGGTCGTGGACGGCGTTCTGGCCGCCGGCGGCAGCGACCTGGTCGCCGCCCTGGTCAAGGCCGACCTGTCGGCGGCGCGCATCCGCGACACCGTCCTCATGATCATGCTGGCCGCCCACCACACCACCGGCGTGGCCGTCTCCTGGACCCTCCACCTCCTGGCCCGCCACCCGGAGGCCGCCGCCCGGGTGGCCGCCGAGTTGCACGACGTCCTCGGTGACCGCGCCGCCCCGTCGTACGCCGACCTGAAGCGCCTGCCGTACCTGGAGATGGCGCTCAAGGAGTCGATGCGCCTCTACCCGCCCGGCCCGTACGGCGCCCGCGAGACCACCGAGGACCTCACCCTCGCCGGCCACCACATCCCGGCGGGCACCACGATCTTCTACCCGTTCTGGGCCGTCCACCTGAACCCGGAGCACTGGCCGGACCCGCACGCGTTCCGCCCCGAGCGCTTCACCCCGGAGGCCACGGCCCGCCGGCCCCGGTACGCCTACGTTCCCTTCGGGCTGGGGCCACGGAGTTGCGAGGGGGCGAGCCTGGCCATGGTGGAGGCGGAGCTGGTGCTGGCGGTGCTGCTCAAGAGGTTCCGGTTCGAGCCGGTCGAGGGTCATCCGGTGGTGCCGGTGGAGCGGTTCGTGTTGTGGGCGGAGGACGACATCAGGATGCGCCTGCGGGCGTACGCGTGA
- a CDS encoding anthrone oxygenase family protein, with the protein MLVLALITLLLHGALTGLFYAFSMSVMPGLNAIDPAQAEAAMRSINRKILNPWLHLVFLGSPVAALVAGFLADGMAATWFFAAAGVNFVGSFLVTMLINVPMNNALDAATMSFKDYSPRWTAFNTLRTVACAASVVLVGLGLTEL; encoded by the coding sequence ATGCTGGTACTCGCGCTGATCACCCTCCTGCTGCACGGCGCCCTCACGGGCCTGTTCTACGCCTTCTCCATGTCCGTCATGCCGGGCCTGAACGCCATCGACCCCGCCCAGGCCGAGGCGGCGATGCGGAGCATCAACAGGAAGATCCTCAACCCGTGGCTCCACCTGGTCTTCCTCGGCTCGCCAGTGGCCGCCCTGGTGGCGGGGTTCCTCGCGGACGGCATGGCCGCCACCTGGTTCTTCGCCGCCGCCGGGGTGAACTTCGTCGGCTCCTTCCTGGTCACCATGCTGATCAACGTGCCGATGAACAACGCGCTGGACGCCGCGACCATGTCGTTCAAGGACTACTCGCCCCGGTGGACCGCCTTCAACACGCTGCGCACCGTGGCCTGCGCGGCGAGCGTCGTGCTGGTCGGGCTCGGGCTGACCGAGCTGTGA
- a CDS encoding MDR/zinc-dependent alcohol dehydrogenase-like family protein produces the protein MTAPANARFPGIDCDGSMAELLLTSARSVVKLSQSLHPAEVAALADAGLTAYHAVRKAQPLLHPGTSVAVIGAGGLGHIGVQCLAAMTPAEIIVVDRSAEALKLAEGLGATHTVPADGRHGCRPTSARRTSPTSWSRTPWTPYGRRPECGRRADGVRTACGRRRRGIEGNAGLCRGLLRTRYGH, from the coding sequence TTGACCGCCCCCGCGAACGCGCGCTTCCCCGGCATCGACTGCGACGGCAGCATGGCCGAGCTGCTGCTCACCTCCGCCCGTTCGGTGGTCAAGCTGAGCCAGTCACTGCACCCGGCGGAGGTCGCGGCGCTCGCCGACGCGGGGCTGACCGCCTACCACGCGGTACGCAAGGCGCAGCCGCTGCTCCATCCGGGCACGAGCGTCGCGGTGATCGGCGCCGGCGGGCTCGGCCACATCGGCGTGCAGTGCCTGGCCGCGATGACACCCGCCGAGATCATCGTCGTGGACCGGTCGGCGGAGGCGCTCAAGCTCGCCGAAGGGCTCGGTGCCACGCACACGGTGCCCGCCGACGGCCGGCACGGCTGCCGACCTACTTCTGCGCGCCGGACTTCGCCTACCTCATGGTCGCGGACGCCCTGGACGCCGTACGGGCGGCGCCCGGAGTGCGGACGGCGTGCGGACGGCGTGCGGACGGCGTGCGGACGGCGGAGGCGCGGCATCGAGGGCAACGCCGGCCTGTGCCGCGGCCTGCTGCGCACCCGCTACGGGCACTGA
- a CDS encoding acetamidase/formamidase family protein — MTVPKSAADVRDALITGLGRRSFLRVAAALGAGATATSAASPAAAQPREILQPGKGPIHGRHYLRSTPDQVRWGYVPSLTSEPVLRMRSGETVTVDSVSHEGILEDQGRDPVAYFGGHGVRRADVLQDAVAIARDYARTPRDFDLDGPHIVTGPIHVDDARPGDVLKVEMLSLLPRVPYGVVSSRHGKGALARQAGGGAPDGITVQEVMPPVATDGRATGDPMRYGNVSVFTPVRRGRGVLKRGRGKEVTFPLRPFMGVMGVAFAGADRMTDPALNSIPPTRGGGNIDIHHLGAGATFYLPVFAEGALFYTGDPHHAMGGGEVALTAMEGSLRATFRLTVCKPGSGDAPSPAFHYPFAETRDAWLPIGLSDPDGSQGGQVNDLDVAMRRAVVNALDFLEHDQGMERAVAYAYLSAAANFEVSQVVDRTTGVHGVIPKEHFAG, encoded by the coding sequence ATGACTGTGCCGAAGAGCGCGGCCGACGTACGGGACGCGCTGATCACCGGACTCGGGCGGCGGAGCTTCCTGCGCGTGGCGGCGGCCCTCGGCGCGGGCGCCACCGCCACCTCGGCGGCGAGCCCGGCCGCGGCCCAGCCCCGCGAGATCCTCCAGCCCGGCAAGGGCCCGATCCACGGCAGGCACTACCTGCGCTCCACGCCCGACCAGGTGCGCTGGGGCTACGTACCGTCCCTGACCAGCGAGCCCGTCCTGCGGATGCGGTCGGGCGAGACGGTCACCGTCGACTCGGTCTCGCACGAGGGCATCCTTGAGGACCAGGGCCGCGACCCCGTCGCGTACTTCGGCGGCCACGGCGTGCGCCGCGCGGACGTGCTCCAGGACGCCGTCGCGATCGCCCGCGACTACGCCCGCACGCCGCGCGACTTCGACCTCGACGGCCCGCACATCGTGACGGGCCCGATCCACGTGGACGATGCCCGCCCCGGCGACGTGCTCAAGGTCGAGATGCTGTCGCTGCTGCCGCGCGTGCCGTACGGGGTCGTCTCCAGCCGCCACGGCAAGGGCGCGCTGGCCAGGCAGGCGGGCGGCGGCGCGCCGGACGGCATCACGGTGCAGGAGGTGATGCCTCCGGTGGCCACCGACGGGCGCGCCACCGGCGATCCGATGAGATACGGGAACGTGTCGGTGTTCACCCCGGTCCGCCGGGGCCGCGGCGTGCTGAAGCGCGGGCGGGGCAAGGAGGTGACGTTCCCGCTGCGGCCGTTCATGGGGGTCATGGGCGTCGCGTTCGCCGGCGCGGACCGGATGACCGACCCCGCGCTCAACTCGATCCCGCCCACCCGGGGCGGCGGCAACATCGACATCCACCACCTCGGCGCGGGCGCCACGTTCTACCTGCCGGTGTTCGCGGAGGGCGCGCTGTTCTACACCGGCGACCCGCATCACGCGATGGGCGGCGGCGAGGTGGCGCTGACCGCGATGGAGGGCTCGCTGCGCGCCACCTTCCGCCTCACCGTCTGCAAGCCGGGCTCGGGCGACGCGCCCTCGCCGGCCTTCCACTACCCGTTCGCGGAGACGCGGGACGCCTGGTTGCCGATCGGCCTGTCCGATCCTGACGGCTCGCAGGGCGGGCAGGTGAACGACCTGGACGTGGCCATGCGCCGCGCCGTCGTCAACGCCCTGGACTTCCTGGAGCACGACCAGGGCATGGAGCGGGCCGTGGCGTACGCCTACCTGTCAGCGGCGGCGAACTTCGAGGTGTCACAGGTGGTCGACAGGACGACGGGCGTGCACGGCGTCATCCCCAAGGAGCACTTCGCCGGGTAG
- a CDS encoding PPOX class F420-dependent oxidoreductase yields the protein MAPNIATARRVDLPELLDFLRPRHHGLLSTTRADGRPQLSPVSCGVDGKGTIVVSTYPDRAKAANARRDDRVSICVLSDDWNGPWVQVDGHAEVTDMPEALEGLVEYYRCIAGEHPDWDEYREAMRRQDKSLIRIHIDRWGPIATGGFPARLVADQ from the coding sequence ATGGCTCCGAACATCGCCACCGCACGCCGCGTCGACCTGCCCGAACTGCTCGACTTCCTGCGCCCCAGGCACCACGGCCTGCTGTCCACCACCCGCGCGGACGGGCGTCCCCAGCTCTCCCCCGTCTCCTGCGGTGTGGACGGGAAGGGCACGATCGTGGTCTCCACCTATCCCGACCGGGCCAAGGCCGCCAACGCCCGCCGTGACGACCGCGTGTCGATCTGCGTGTTGTCCGACGACTGGAACGGGCCGTGGGTGCAGGTGGACGGGCATGCCGAGGTGACCGACATGCCGGAGGCGCTGGAGGGGCTGGTGGAGTACTACCGGTGCATCGCCGGCGAGCACCCCGACTGGGACGAGTACCGCGAGGCCATGCGCCGCCAGGACAAGTCGCTGATCCGCATCCACATCGACCGCTGGGGCCCCATCGCGACCGGCGGCTTCCCCGCACGGCTGGTCGCCGACCAGTGA
- a CDS encoding FAD-dependent monooxygenase: protein MNDDTDVLIAGAGLTGLTLAVDRARRGVPCRILDQAPQPAGGSKGKGLQPRTQEVFDDLGVAAPILAARAGGGHACSTCCGGRTSRCSPRTPRRASPEVRRCGRTCPRSRTEASGTP, encoded by the coding sequence ATGAACGACGACACCGACGTGCTCATCGCGGGCGCCGGCCTCACCGGCCTGACCCTCGCCGTGGACCGCGCCCGCCGCGGCGTCCCCTGCCGCATCCTGGACCAGGCCCCGCAACCGGCGGGCGGCTCCAAGGGCAAGGGCCTCCAGCCCCGCACGCAGGAGGTCTTCGACGACCTGGGAGTGGCGGCGCCGATCCTGGCGGCGCGGGCGGGCGGCGGGCACGCCTGTTCGACCTGCTGCGGGGGCCGCACTTCACGCTGCTCTCCCCGGACCCCGCGCCGCGCGTCCCCGGAGGTCCGCAGGTGCGGGCGTACGTGCCCGCGCAGCCGTACGGAGGCGTCAGGCACACCCTGA
- the ligA gene encoding NAD-dependent DNA ligase LigA: MTETPPITTLPDDTAYAEAVQLAVDSAAAYYADGTSTLDDDAYDRLVRGIQAYEEEHPESVLPSSPTGKVAGGAVAGDVPHTVPMLSLDNVFGAEQLADWAAGLERRLGRPVTAWSVEPKLDGLAISARYRHGRLAQLVTRGDGTAGEDVSHAIGTVVGLPDRLADAVTVELRGEVMMTTSQFEEACAKRQAHDGTTFANPRSAAAGTLRAQDRPYVCELTFFGYGALPAPGDESDLAVRLRELPHSQIMEWVAAQGVQTTAATSVAGIVAQTLDQVQARVGEIAAARAELPFGIDGIVIKCDLAGDQAEAGFSSRAPRWAVAYKLPATEKITKLLDVTWNTGRTGVIAPRAVLEPVELDGSIVTYATLHNVADITRRGLMLGDSVTVYKAGDVIPRVEAPVVHLRTGDERPIPIPEVCPMCGDEIDRSQERWRCVRGRDCQAISSVIYAVERDTLDIEGLASNRIKQMFENGLIADFADLFFLTREQLLKLERMGETSTDNLLAAIEQAKTRPLSRVFAALGVRGTGRSMSRRIARHFATMDNIRAADAEAIQQVDGIGPEKAPVVVEELAELAPLIDKLVRAGVNMVEPGATPPSDDPKAPAEDLPLSSMSVVVTGTMTGPLAALTRNEVNELIERAGGKSSSSVSAKTSLLVAGEKAGSKRAKAESLGVRIVSPEEFAEQVGAFL, from the coding sequence ATGACCGAGACGCCCCCCATCACCACGCTGCCCGACGACACGGCCTACGCCGAGGCCGTCCAGCTCGCCGTCGACTCCGCCGCGGCCTACTACGCCGACGGCACCTCGACGCTCGACGACGACGCCTACGACCGGCTGGTGCGCGGCATCCAGGCGTACGAGGAGGAGCACCCCGAGTCGGTGCTGCCGTCCTCGCCCACCGGGAAGGTGGCCGGCGGGGCCGTGGCGGGCGACGTGCCGCACACGGTGCCGATGCTGAGCCTCGACAACGTCTTCGGCGCCGAGCAGCTCGCCGACTGGGCGGCGGGGCTGGAGCGCCGGCTCGGGCGGCCGGTCACGGCGTGGAGCGTGGAGCCCAAGCTCGACGGGCTGGCGATCTCTGCCCGCTACCGGCACGGCCGGCTGGCGCAGCTCGTCACGCGCGGCGACGGCACCGCCGGCGAGGACGTCTCACACGCCATCGGCACCGTCGTCGGCCTGCCCGACCGGCTCGCCGACGCCGTGACGGTGGAGCTGCGGGGTGAGGTCATGATGACCACCTCGCAGTTCGAGGAGGCGTGCGCCAAGCGGCAGGCGCACGACGGCACCACCTTCGCCAACCCGCGCAGCGCCGCCGCGGGCACGCTGCGCGCGCAGGACCGGCCTTACGTGTGCGAGCTGACCTTCTTCGGCTACGGCGCGCTGCCCGCGCCCGGCGACGAGTCCGACCTGGCCGTGCGCCTGCGCGAGCTGCCGCACAGCCAGATCATGGAGTGGGTCGCCGCGCAGGGCGTGCAGACCACGGCCGCCACCTCCGTGGCCGGCATCGTGGCGCAGACGCTCGACCAGGTGCAGGCCCGGGTCGGGGAGATCGCGGCGGCGCGGGCCGAGCTGCCGTTCGGCATCGACGGCATCGTGATCAAGTGTGATCTGGCCGGTGACCAGGCGGAGGCGGGGTTCAGCTCGCGGGCGCCGCGGTGGGCGGTGGCGTACAAGCTGCCCGCCACCGAGAAGATCACCAAACTGCTCGACGTGACGTGGAACACCGGCCGCACCGGCGTCATCGCCCCGCGCGCCGTGCTGGAGCCCGTCGAGCTCGACGGCAGCATCGTCACCTACGCCACCCTGCACAACGTCGCCGACATCACCCGGCGCGGCCTGATGCTGGGCGACAGCGTGACCGTCTACAAGGCGGGCGACGTCATCCCCCGGGTCGAGGCGCCGGTGGTGCACCTGCGCACGGGCGACGAGCGGCCGATCCCGATCCCCGAGGTCTGCCCGATGTGCGGGGATGAGATCGATCGGTCGCAGGAGCGCTGGCGGTGCGTGCGCGGGCGCGACTGCCAGGCGATCTCCTCCGTCATCTACGCGGTCGAACGCGACACGCTCGACATCGAGGGCCTCGCGTCCAACCGCATCAAGCAGATGTTCGAGAACGGCTTGATCGCCGACTTCGCCGACCTGTTCTTCCTGACCCGCGAGCAACTCCTCAAGCTGGAGCGCATGGGCGAGACCAGCACCGACAACCTCCTGGCCGCCATCGAGCAGGCCAAGACCAGGCCGCTCAGCAGGGTGTTCGCGGCTCTCGGGGTGCGCGGCACCGGCCGTTCGATGAGCCGCCGCATCGCCCGCCACTTCGCCACCATGGACAACATCCGCGCGGCCGACGCCGAGGCGATCCAGCAGGTCGACGGCATCGGGCCGGAGAAGGCGCCGGTCGTGGTGGAGGAGCTGGCCGAGCTCGCCCCGCTGATCGACAAGCTGGTCCGCGCGGGAGTCAACATGGTGGAGCCCGGCGCCACCCCGCCGAGCGACGACCCGAAGGCCCCGGCCGAGGACCTGCCGCTCAGCTCGATGTCGGTGGTCGTGACCGGCACGATGACGGGGCCGCTGGCGGCGCTGACGCGCAACGAGGTGAACGAGCTGATCGAGCGGGCCGGCGGCAAGTCCTCCTCCAGCGTCTCCGCCAAGACCTCGCTGCTGGTCGCCGGGGAGAAGGCGGGCTCGAAGCGGGCCAAGGCCGAGTCGCTGGGGGTGCGGATCGTGAGCCCGGAGGAGTTCGCCGAGCAGGTCGGCGCGTTCCTCTGA
- a CDS encoding restriction endonuclease, translating to MKEQLALLGLVGAAVVAVLLVKFAVENPVWAVVMAGLLIIGFCGALFMRYRVIQAHRRQFLAANAELAKVDTLTGPEFEHLVAERLIADGFRRVRERGRSGDGGVDITAVAPGGGPYAVQCKRYSRTVGAPEVRNFLGALANTFDGHTGVLVTSGHLTRQARAEALRARQPLVLVERDRLADWLIGRDSLLPRRVRFSLVEGEEPAG from the coding sequence ATGAAGGAGCAGTTGGCGCTGCTCGGCCTCGTGGGCGCGGCCGTCGTGGCCGTTCTCTTGGTGAAGTTCGCGGTGGAGAATCCGGTGTGGGCCGTGGTCATGGCCGGCCTGCTGATAATCGGCTTCTGTGGCGCGCTTTTCATGAGATATCGGGTCATTCAGGCACATCGTCGGCAATTTCTCGCCGCCAATGCGGAATTGGCGAAGGTCGATACCCTGACCGGCCCCGAATTCGAGCACCTGGTCGCCGAACGCCTGATCGCCGACGGCTTCCGCCGCGTACGCGAGCGGGGCCGCAGCGGCGACGGCGGCGTCGACATCACCGCCGTCGCGCCCGGCGGCGGGCCGTACGCGGTGCAGTGCAAGCGCTACAGCCGGACGGTCGGTGCTCCGGAGGTGCGCAACTTCCTGGGGGCGCTGGCCAACACGTTCGACGGGCACACGGGGGTGCTCGTCACCTCCGGGCATCTCACCCGTCAGGCGCGTGCGGAGGCGTTACGCGCCCGGCAGCCTCTCGTCCTCGTCGAACGTGACCGCCTCGCCGATTGGTTGATCGGGCGCGACAGCCTGTTGCCGCGTCGGGTGCGGTTTTCGCTGGTGGAAGGGGAGGAGCCGGCGGGCTGA